The following proteins are encoded in a genomic region of Nocardioides renjunii:
- a CDS encoding endonuclease/exonuclease/phosphatase family protein: MKVSRFSLSARGLRWPPPGVWAPVLAIVLVVVVVWTSFFAGPGPGSTATDRTSAEPTEVPRSERPDGDGGDGGDGGDGQSGSDDGLDVGPEAEPGTADGKSATAALDRSVRRFRAAQRRLAQQVSRQLERQERRAQTLEFRVATYNVLGDSHTGPGGNKPGFPDAGPRMDMAIAALRNNGIDVVGFQEFESTQHNMFTSRAGEYALYPGLALGDKSVRFNIAWRSSMWSLVEAHTLSIPYAGGSRIDMPVVLLESTTTGRRAWFANFHNPADTPRLGNNAHWRSMAAGIEIAHLTELHARDGHPVIVTGDFNERSEIFCRFTAGGVFSAAAGGSSAGGCAPPPSMQVDWIFGSTGVAFEGYAVTGTGVASDHNLVHAQATLTEVE, translated from the coding sequence GGACCTCGTTCTTCGCGGGTCCCGGACCCGGCAGCACCGCGACCGACCGGACCAGCGCGGAGCCGACGGAGGTGCCGCGGTCCGAGCGACCGGACGGTGACGGGGGTGACGGGGGTGACGGGGGCGACGGGCAGTCCGGCTCCGACGACGGCCTCGACGTCGGACCCGAGGCGGAGCCCGGGACCGCCGACGGCAAGTCGGCCACCGCGGCGCTCGACCGGTCCGTACGCCGCTTCCGCGCCGCCCAGCGCCGGCTGGCCCAGCAGGTGTCCCGGCAGCTCGAGCGCCAGGAGCGTCGCGCCCAGACGCTGGAGTTCCGGGTCGCCACCTACAACGTGCTGGGTGACTCCCACACCGGTCCGGGCGGCAACAAGCCCGGCTTCCCCGACGCCGGACCGCGCATGGACATGGCCATCGCGGCGCTGCGCAACAACGGCATCGACGTGGTGGGCTTCCAGGAGTTCGAGTCGACCCAGCACAACATGTTCACCTCCCGCGCCGGCGAGTACGCCCTCTACCCGGGCCTCGCGCTCGGGGACAAGTCCGTGCGCTTCAACATCGCGTGGCGCTCGAGCATGTGGAGCCTCGTCGAGGCGCACACGCTGTCCATCCCCTACGCCGGGGGCAGCCGCATCGACATGCCGGTGGTGCTGCTCGAGTCCACCACGACCGGCCGGCGGGCCTGGTTCGCCAACTTCCACAACCCCGCCGACACGCCGCGCCTGGGCAACAACGCGCACTGGCGCTCGATGGCGGCGGGCATCGAGATCGCCCACCTCACCGAGCTGCACGCCCGCGACGGCCATCCCGTCATCGTCACCGGCGACTTCAACGAGCGCTCGGAGATCTTCTGCCGGTTCACCGCCGGCGGCGTCTTCAGCGCAGCGGCGGGCGGCAGCTCCGCCGGTGGGTGCGCCCCGCCGCCGAGCATGCAGGTCGACTGGATCTTCGGGTCGACCGGAGTGGCCTTCGAGGGCTACGCCGTGACCGGCACCGGCGTGGCCTCGGACCACAACCTGGTCCACGCGCAGGCCACGCTGACCGAGGTCGAGTGA
- a CDS encoding DUF6752 domain-containing protein: protein MFGRRNRHGSEGGDLEQRVAALEEAVQENRALNVRLAELTDVVSELLLPVAARDEERLEELLGKYRGDFS, encoded by the coding sequence ATGTTCGGACGCAGGAACCGGCATGGCTCCGAGGGCGGTGACCTCGAGCAGAGGGTCGCCGCTCTGGAGGAGGCCGTGCAGGAGAACCGGGCGCTCAACGTGCGCCTGGCCGAGCTGACCGACGTGGTGAGCGAGCTGCTGCTGCCCGTCGCCGCCCGCGACGAGGAGAGGTTGGAGGAGCTGCTGGGGAAGTACCGCGGGGACTTCTCGTGA
- a CDS encoding phospholipase D-like domain-containing protein, whose protein sequence is MRSKFIALIAACGLTAALVAPVSGSSWAGAGPAAGAAAAAQPAAAGLAAAAARKPGKPNKKWKVPVGTKFNNPMVPKDRFVIERHLLRAIRNTPRGEKIIISAYSLDRGAFADALIRAKKRGVKVQVLLNDHLVTGAQVRIQRVLGNNTKKSSFLKRCVSGCRADENEYNNLHSKFYLFSRTGRNRNVVMLGSQNMTLNAVRWQWNDLWTTAGKKTLFDQFEALFNDMRPDWDKRRASYTFCDSGRVCPAGDMQKYHNVVFPRHTTPTKDVVLDILNNVQCVYTDPGGFQKRTMLRLSMHTMRGGRGNYIADKLRDLYAQGCNLRVNYGLMGFHTKQHIGAPTARGRVPLRSTGFNLRDDVPTGDPEIDSMPEAIERYTHHKYFVLRGSYKGVIDSNIVWTGSTNWSSLGTPQDEILFTIHGRGVVRDYLDNFNLMWKKPFSRDAYTTTYSSWRMVDGRRVGVDPMVTVEPDGLRGGGSTWEND, encoded by the coding sequence GTGCGTTCCAAGTTCATTGCCCTGATCGCAGCCTGTGGCCTGACGGCCGCGCTGGTCGCGCCCGTCAGCGGGTCCTCGTGGGCCGGTGCCGGTCCTGCGGCGGGCGCCGCCGCGGCCGCGCAGCCGGCCGCCGCCGGCCTGGCCGCCGCGGCGGCACGCAAGCCCGGCAAGCCCAACAAGAAGTGGAAGGTCCCCGTCGGGACCAAGTTCAACAACCCGATGGTCCCGAAGGACCGCTTCGTCATCGAGCGCCACCTGCTCCGCGCGATCCGCAACACGCCGCGTGGCGAGAAGATCATCATCTCGGCCTACTCCCTCGACCGCGGCGCGTTCGCCGACGCGCTCATCCGCGCCAAGAAGCGCGGCGTCAAGGTGCAGGTGCTGCTCAACGACCACCTCGTCACCGGCGCGCAGGTCCGCATCCAGCGGGTGCTCGGCAACAACACCAAGAAGTCCAGCTTCCTCAAGCGCTGCGTGTCCGGCTGCCGCGCCGACGAGAACGAGTACAACAACCTGCACAGCAAGTTCTACCTGTTCAGCCGCACCGGTCGGAACCGCAACGTCGTCATGCTGGGCTCGCAGAACATGACGCTCAACGCGGTGCGCTGGCAGTGGAACGACCTCTGGACGACGGCCGGCAAGAAGACCCTGTTCGACCAGTTCGAGGCCCTCTTCAACGACATGCGCCCCGACTGGGACAAGCGCCGCGCCTCCTACACCTTCTGCGACAGCGGGCGGGTCTGCCCGGCCGGCGACATGCAGAAGTACCACAACGTCGTCTTCCCGCGGCACACGACGCCCACCAAGGACGTCGTCCTCGACATCCTCAACAACGTGCAGTGCGTCTACACCGACCCGGGCGGCTTCCAGAAGCGCACCATGCTGCGCCTGTCCATGCACACGATGCGCGGCGGCCGCGGCAACTACATCGCCGACAAGCTGCGCGACCTCTACGCCCAGGGGTGCAACCTCCGCGTCAACTACGGCCTGATGGGCTTCCACACCAAGCAGCACATCGGTGCGCCGACGGCCCGCGGCCGCGTGCCGCTGCGGTCGACCGGCTTCAACCTCCGCGACGACGTGCCGACGGGTGACCCCGAGATCGACAGCATGCCCGAGGCGATCGAGCGCTACACCCACCACAAGTACTTCGTGCTGCGCGGCTCCTACAAGGGCGTCATCGACAGCAACATCGTGTGGACCGGGTCGACCAACTGGTCGAGCCTCGGCACGCCGCAGGACGAGATCCTCTTCACCATCCACGGGCGTGGCGTGGTCCGCGACTACCTCGACAACTTCAACCTGATGTGGAAGAAGCCGTTCAGCCGCGACGCCTACACCACGACGTACTCGTCGTGGCGGATGGTCGACGGCCGCCGGGTCGGGGTGGACCCGATGGTGACCGTCGAGCCTGACGGGCTCCGCGGCGGCGGCTCCACCTGGGAGAACGACTGA
- a CDS encoding acyl-CoA dehydrogenase family protein yields MPRLCQTDGLSEDQIEILKAVRQFVDEQIIPVAQELEHADEYPTEIIEGLKELGVFGLTIPEEFGGLGESLLTYALVVEEIARGWMSVSGVINTHFIVAYMLIQHGTDEQKQKYLPRMATGEVRGAFSMSEPGLGSDVSAVSTKATRAEDGSYAITGQKMWLTNGATSTLVAVLTKTDEGAESVYKNMTTFLVEKEAGFGETAQGITVPGKIEKMGYKGVETTELILEGHRIAADQVLGGEPGKGFFQMMDGVEVGRVNVAARACGLAWRGFELAIAYAQQRRTFGKPIAEHQAVLFRLAEMATKVEVAHTMMVKAARLKDTGQRMDVEAGMAKMVASEYANEVVEDAFRIHGGYGYSKEYEIERLMREVKFMLIGEGTSDIQKMIIGRSLLKDYQLR; encoded by the coding sequence ATGCCCCGCCTCTGCCAGACCGACGGCCTCTCCGAGGACCAGATCGAGATCCTCAAGGCCGTACGGCAGTTCGTGGACGAGCAGATCATCCCGGTGGCGCAGGAGCTCGAGCACGCCGACGAGTACCCCACCGAGATCATCGAGGGCCTCAAGGAGCTCGGGGTGTTCGGGCTGACGATCCCCGAGGAGTTCGGCGGGCTGGGGGAGTCGCTGCTGACCTACGCCCTCGTGGTCGAGGAGATCGCGCGGGGCTGGATGAGTGTCTCGGGCGTGATCAACACCCACTTCATCGTGGCCTACATGCTGATCCAGCACGGCACGGACGAGCAGAAGCAGAAGTACCTCCCGCGGATGGCGACCGGCGAGGTGCGGGGCGCGTTCTCGATGTCCGAGCCGGGGCTGGGCTCCGACGTGTCGGCGGTCTCGACCAAGGCCACGCGCGCGGAGGACGGGTCCTATGCCATCACGGGCCAGAAGATGTGGCTGACCAACGGCGCCACCTCCACGCTCGTCGCGGTGCTCACCAAGACCGACGAGGGCGCCGAGAGCGTCTACAAGAACATGACGACCTTCCTGGTGGAGAAGGAGGCCGGGTTCGGCGAGACCGCCCAGGGCATCACCGTGCCCGGCAAGATCGAGAAGATGGGCTACAAGGGCGTCGAGACCACCGAGCTCATCCTCGAGGGCCACCGGATCGCCGCCGACCAGGTCCTCGGTGGCGAGCCCGGCAAGGGGTTCTTCCAGATGATGGACGGCGTCGAGGTCGGCCGCGTCAACGTCGCGGCCCGTGCCTGCGGGCTGGCGTGGCGCGGCTTCGAGCTCGCCATCGCCTACGCCCAGCAGCGCAGGACCTTCGGCAAGCCGATCGCCGAGCACCAGGCCGTGCTGTTCCGGCTCGCGGAGATGGCCACCAAGGTCGAGGTCGCGCACACGATGATGGTCAAGGCCGCCCGCCTCAAGGACACCGGCCAGCGGATGGACGTCGAGGCCGGCATGGCCAAGATGGTCGCGAGCGAGTACGCCAACGAGGTGGTCGAGGACGCGTTCCGCATCCACGGCGGCTACGGCTACTCCAAGGAGTACGAGATCGAGCGCCTCATGCGCGAGGTCAAGTTCATGCTCATCGGCGAGGGCACGTCCGACATCCAGAAGATGATCATCGGCCGCAGCCTGCTCAAGGACTACCAGCTGCGCTGA